From the Lathyrus oleraceus cultivar Zhongwan6 chromosome 4, CAAS_Psat_ZW6_1.0, whole genome shotgun sequence genome, one window contains:
- the LOC127073384 gene encoding UDP-glucose flavonoid 3-O-glucosyltransferase 7, with protein sequence MEKPLKLYFIPYLAAGHMIPLCDIASLFASRGHFVTIITTPLNAKILPNSNNFFNVHTFPFPSQEVGLPDCVENLSSVTNLESSDKIFHATTLLRKHIENFVEQHPPDCIVADFLFPWVDELANKLTIPRLAFNGFSLFTICAMESLKLHPLPEDASGSFVVPHFPYDVTISSTPPMGSKSFIDPLLTIAQKSHGFIINSFVELDGEECVDYYEKTIGHKAWHLGPASLVRKTTQEKAMRGEKSSVSVQKYLTWLNSKQDNSVIYICFGTFCYFPDKQLYEIASAIEASGYEFIWVVPEKKGKENESKVENEKWLPKGFEERNKGMIVRGWAPQVVILDHPAVGAFLTHCGWNSVAEAVSSGVPMITWPVHSDQFYNEKLVTEVHGIGVEVGVDEWLTTAFREMEKVVKKDCIETAVRRLMDGGDEAIRIRLRAKKLAKTAKHVVCEGGSSHENLTALIDELKRLRQSNVLD encoded by the coding sequence ATGGAGAAACCACTCAAACTTTACTTCATTCCATACTTAGCAGCAGGCCACATGATCCCTTTATGCGACATAGCTTCTCTCTTTGCTTCACGAGGCCACTTTGTTACAATCATCACTACTCCATTAAACGCTAAAATCCTTCCTAACTCCAACAACTTCTTCAATGTTCACACCTTTCCGTTCCCTTCTCAAGAAGTTGGCCTCCCAGACTGCGTCGAAAATCTCTCCTCCGTCACCAACCTCGAAAGCTCCGATAAAATCTTCCACGCCACCACACTCCTCCGCAAACACATTGAGAATTTCGTGGAACAGCATCCACCTGATTGCATCGTGGCGGATTTTTTATTCCCGTGGGTGGATGAGCTGGCAAACAAGCTTACCATTCCAAGATTAGCCTTCAACGGTTTCTCACTTTTCACCATATGTGCCATGGAATCCCTCAAATTACACCCTCTCCCAGAGGATGCTTCCGGTTCATTCGTTGTTCCTCATTTTCCCTACGATGTCACCATTAGTTCAACACCGCCCATGGGCTCCAAATCATTCATTGACCCTCTACTTACAATAGCTCAAAAAAGCCATGGCTTCATCATTAACAGCTTTGTAGAGCTCGACGGAGAAGAATGTGTTGATTATTACGAGAAAACCATTGGTCATAAAGCTTGGCATCTTGGACCTGCTTCTCTTGTTCGTAAAACCACTCAAGAGAAGGCAATGAGAGGAGAAAAGAGCTCCGTAAGCGTGCAAAAGTATTTGACATGGCTCAATTCAAAGCAAGATAACTCAGTAATCTACATATGCTTCGGAACCTTTTGTTATTTCCCTGATAAGCAATTATATGAGATTGCAAGTGCGATAGAAGCATCGGGTTATGAATTCATATGGGTTGTTCCGGAGAAGAAAGGGAAGGAGAATGAAAGCAAAGTGGAGAATGAAAAATGGCTTCCTAAAGGTTTTGAAGAAAGAAATAAAGGGATGATTGTAAGGGGATGGGCCCCACAAGTGGTTATATTGGACCACCCTGCCGTGGGGGCATTTTTGACGCATTGTGGGTGGAACTCTGTGGCGGAGGCTGTTAGTTCAGGGGTTCCGATGATCACGTGGCCAGTGCATAGCGATCAATTCTATAACGAGAAGTTGGTAACTGAGGTGCATGGAATTGGAGTTGAAGTCGGTGTAGATGAGTGGCTTACGACTGCTTTTAGAGAGATGGAAAAGGTGGTGAAGAAAGATTGTATAGAGACGGCTGTAAGAAGGTTGATGGACGGTGGGGATGAAGCAATCCGAATAAGACTAAGAGCTAAAAAGTTGGCAAAAACAGCTAAACATGTTGTTTGTGAAGGTGGTTCATCCCATGAGAATTTAACGGCTTTGATTGATGAGCTTAAGCGATTAAGGCAGAGTAACGTGTTAGATTAA